The region TATCAGCAAAGCCGAGGAAGCAGCACAAGCTGAGAAGTGAGAACGTCAAGCGAGCAGCGAGGACGCGCCATCGCGCCCGCGTCCATCAGCCGGAAACAGTCGCATGGCTACGTCAATAATGAACCAAATAAGGCAGCGGGAAGAACCAAACGTATACTACCACGTTAattaacaaaacaaaacaaaaccgtACTGTCAGGCTTCACATCTTCTATCTGATCTAAAAATACACGACCATACTTTGTTGTGTGGTCGAGAGAAGGGCTATATAAACCTCGGAAACAAACCTCTTAAGCAGTTGTACCAAAAGCAACTGATTCAAACGTGGCGTCGGCTACTTTCTCAACAATCTTCGCTGCATGGGGCATAATTCACACCCCCAACAACCTACAGGGCACGACAAGATCCGGGAGGAGCGAGCCCTCCATAGTTTTCGAGCCAACATCTGCCACCAATTCCCTGTCTCGTGCCGACAACATGGGTGCGATTCAAAACCAAGTATCACCGACTACAGTACTACTGCTGTTCCTTGTTCTTGAGCTCAGTCTCGATGACCCGTAGCTTCTGATTGTTCTCCTCGTTGAGGAGAGACAGCCTCTCCAGCGAAGACTTCATCAgcgacatctgggactccgaaacgTGGCCTCTTCCGGCCTTCGGCGCCTGCCATGGCGCCATTCCTGTGCCGGCTGCACCGCCCCCCAAAGACGGTTGGGCGAACCGTTTCATCCTCGCGCTCAGGGCAGCAATGGAAGTACGCAGTGCGTCCAGCTCCACGTCTGCAAACCTATCTGCAAGTTTTAGCAGACACAAAGTATGTTAGGGCATGATGAGGCTGTAAGGGGAGAATATGCAGAGTCAGGTTTCTCGATTACGGACCAAGCTGCGACTTGAACTCCAGCTCTGCCTGTGACAATGGTTTCTTGTTTGCGGCAGGCAGCATCTTGAAGCTTTCTATGCGCTTCTCCAGCAGATCATACACCTTGGAGGCCCGATCGACCCGCCTGTTTATCTCCTCGTCTTTGGCTTCTATGGATAGAAGTGACTGCTTCACTGCTTGTAAGCGTTTCTGCTTGTCTTCAATCTCTGTCTTCACATAATCTTCGTGTTCCTTGAGCTCGATGAAAACCTGAACATCATTCAAATGAACCCACACTCGTTAGTGATATGCTTATATTGTGGGGATTGAAAGATGTAACAGGTTCAGTTATCTCCAGAATGGAACGACTTTTACTTGTGCACCAACAATGGCATATGACATACTCTAAGTTGATAAGGGATATGCACAAAATACCATAATGATAGCTCTTACCTTGTGCCCATACTCCACATAGTGCTCATGGAAAACCTTAATATAGTGATGAAGTGTGGACTTCCCTTCGATGGAGTCAGGAGTCAACGACCTCAGGCTTGTTGAAGATGGAAGTATGGGTGGATCTGGACCAGCAAGAAGCTCTTTGCTGATCATTCCAGTTGTCGAAGATTCCACATCCTTGATGTCCTTGCTACATATGTCAAGCTGAAGAGGTGTTGGTTCCTTCCAACCCTTCATATCCACCACAAAGCACTCACCAGTATATGTGATGCCAACTAACTGCACATGGCCATACGCATCCGCTATGGCGACAAATCCagaaaggaagggagaacttgtatCGCTGTTGCCTGTGGTGAGTACAGGATGCACAGAGGGTGGTGTGGAAGCCATTTCGGGGTATGAAAATGGCAGGAAGTGCAACGTGACCATGTCAAGTCCCCCGCCATGTGCACAATAAAATCTCTCCGGAACAAGGGGGTCCAGAAATAACGATAAAGAGCTACCGTTAGAAGTTTTTGGTAGTGCCAAATCCACAATTGAGAGCCTTAGCAAAGGAGGAGAGTGTCCCATCCAGACAGCTTCTGTATTGCTCTTCACATTTGATCCCATACTGGATGAACGATGTGATCTCAGGGCCGACGAATCTTGTGGATTAGAGTCACATATCATAGCAACGCTCTTTATGCGTCCATGTGAATCGACATCAAGGCGAGTAGGAACCCCAATGCTCCATTGTGGTTGGATTTCATCGGCTAAAGCATCAATCTGGAGCTGTCCACTACCCCAGGCAGTTACAAGAACTGAATCTTTGCCAACAGAGCTGTACACAAAACCCACAGCTTTACCTTCACAAGAGCTGCTCTTGCCTTCGAGTTCATTGTTTTCCTCGCAAACTCTACAAAGAGGCCCCTGCATGGGTGCTCAATCTTAATACACATTGATTCATGATAaaaacatactccctctgttcggaattactcgtccaagaaatgcaTGTATccggatgtattttagttgtagatacattcatttttatccatttttgtgacaagtaattccgaacggagggagtagaatgaagGTCACATAGAAAATAGCAGTCAGAATTTGGATAACCAAATTCTCAATTTCTCATGACAAGAAATGATGATATTTCTCGGTTATCAAAGCAGTTCAGGAATAGTTGGTATTTTGTTGATTTTCTGTATAACATGTTTCATAAACTTTAACATTTAATTTAGACTACAGGTTGGTCTTGTTTCCAAGGAACTTCAGAATTCAAAATGAGCGGTAGATTTACAAATAGAAAATTTTATAGCTATAGTAAGTCAGCCAAATATAACCACAACAGTGATTTCCAAAGAGAATTTAAAACAGTAAAATCAATGTTCAACATAGTATTTACTATTTTCTTCCTCCAAAAGTGTGCTGACTATCAGAACATTTAACCAATTGTCCGTCCATGACCAAAACTGTGGGTACAATATTTGTTGACacctttctcaaaaaaaaaaaaaattgctGACACAATTACAGTAGTAAAACTGCGCCTGCAGAGGAAGTGTCACGTGTACACGTGAGTGTGGCAGACATGACTGTGCAATTTGTGGCAAATGTTTGGTCACGAGCCAAATGGCTCCTACTCTTACAAATCAACAATCTTATGTACTAGAAAAGCATCGGATTGACTATGAGCACTTAAATGAACAAATTACTAGTTTAAGAGGCatgccttttcccttcctcttcatCATGGTTGTGTTACAGCATCCTAACTTTATAGAGTATACAGCAAGGAATAGAGGCGATGTGCTACTTGTATCCACGGTTAAATCTCACCTCAAAATATTTCTGACCAAAAGTAATTTACTTTGTTCCTTCTAAAGGTGCTTACTTTTTCCCTTCTAAAGGTGTTTACTTGATATTCACATGCTAAAACCGAATGCAATAATGCATGAGAAAATTTCATACGTCTAGCCATCCCAAGATAATAAAAGCATCAGCCCCACTCGAACACCACAAGCTGAATTCTCCAGTTAAACACATAGAGCTACACTTGCTCGGTCATTCTCAGATATATTTCAGGAAGTCAATAGAAGCGTACCTGTAGAGTTAGAGAATCGTCCACTGGGGCATATGCACGAGCTCTTGACATCAGTGTGCTGCTATCTGCTGATTGACGTAACAGCTCCGGAAATGTTGCCTCCAACCATGCAATGGCCAAATGTGAGTTCGTGACAACATTTGGATTTGAAGATTTCAACCCAAATGTATTAACATCTTCATATATCTCTTCAATATGTTTCTTACTATAGTCACTGCATAATAGAAAATAATTGCCAAATCAATGTAGATAAAGTACAACCTACAGCATGAAATTAAGTAGTTCTCACAGTTTTAGGCAACATGTCAAAATAAAATGTTAGGCAATATAAAAATGATAAGCGCTGAAAGAAGGAGGCAGATAGAACATAGAAGTGCAATATTACCATCCAAATGGAACAACGGGGCAGAGCACAAAAATTGAACCATCACTGAACAAGATGAAAACCTGCATAAATAGGCTTACATGTGAAACAAAGCATAGGAATTGACTACTCAACATACAAAACATTAATCCTAATCAAGGTAAATTTGAAGAGACTACACATGTATGTCCAAACAACATATCAAATGacaacttgaaagaaaaattgaaatgcATGAGGCATCAAGTAACTTCCTGTAATTCTGTTATGAACAGCACAGTGTAGACTTCACACACAAAAAAATAGCATTGATACAGTCATACAGAAACAGTAAATAAGCATGGCATTCCCAAATTCATTGGACAAAGATGCTGTATAGATAGTGTAGTAATATCAATTGATACCATAAATATTTGTACCATGTAATAAGCTTAAAGCCTTAAACTAGCAAAACGATAGATTCCCATATGCAAAATTCACCGCCAAATTGCTCTAGAGCTGTTTGAAGTTACCCTAAGTGTGATACTATCTTGCTTGCTATATTAAAATAATGATCCTGATAAATTTGTAAACTATTCTGGGCAAGTTTATTTTGAGAGGGCTTCTATT is a window of Triticum dicoccoides isolate Atlit2015 ecotype Zavitan chromosome 2B, WEW_v2.0, whole genome shotgun sequence DNA encoding:
- the LOC119365435 gene encoding nuclear pore complex protein NUP88-like yields the protein MTRITAPELSPSPPDSPPPARRSPALATPPSRRRPSPSPSLALTPSSASTSATSSRPRPRPSPKRTYSPAQWVPVSSHPVFALRGAVGGGGAAWDAAGSRLYVWDPSARGAHRVSVRIREAEAERDGEEVAVEAAVPSEMLMPEMDLGYEVTHISLNTDVSSLLLAGSHNINVLHVHERVSEDGDTIICRTAPVASQILPTNNDGIKVLQTSWHPFSSSHFGVLTSDAVFRLFDLSFDLEQPEQEFYLQPILPGRCQNASSICPVAFSYGSDHLWDRFSVFILFSDGSIFVLCPVVPFGCDYSKKHIEEIYEDVNTFGLKSSNPNVVTNSHLAIAWLEATFPELLRQSADSSTLMSRARAYAPVDDSLTLQGPLCRVCEENNELEGKSSSCEGKAVGFVYSSVGKDSVLVTAWGSGQLQIDALADEIQPQWSIGVPTRLDVDSHGRIKSVAMICDSNPQDSSALRSHRSSSMGSNVKSNTEAVWMGHSPPLLRLSIVDLALPKTSNGSSLSLFLDPLVPERFYCAHGGGLDMVTLHFLPFSYPEMASTPPSVHPVLTTGNSDTSSPFLSGFVAIADAYGHVQLVGITYTGECFVVDMKGWKEPTPLQLDICSKDIKDVESSTTGMISKELLAGPDPPILPSSTSLRSLTPDSIEGKSTLHHYIKVFHEHYVEYGHKVFIELKEHEDYVKTEIEDKQKRLQAVKQSLLSIEAKDEEINRRVDRASKVYDLLEKRIESFKMLPAANKKPLSQAELEFKSQLDRFADVELDALRTSIAALSARMKRFAQPSLGGGAAGTGMAPWQAPKAGRGHVSESQMSLMKSSLERLSLLNEENNQKLRVIETELKNKEQQ